From the genome of Nicotiana sylvestris chromosome 1, ASM39365v2, whole genome shotgun sequence:
GTCTTATAAATAGCGAGAATTAGAGAAGTTCTTGCGGATAAATAAAGTAGATATGATTGCTTGCCTAGAAACTAGAGTGAAACAACAAAAAGCAAAGGCTATTTACAAGAAAATGGGTGGGGACTGGAAAGTAGAAGACAACTATGCATTTGCACCAAATGGAAGAATATGGATAATGTGGAAAGAAACAATTGTTCATGTTGCAATTCTGGAAAGCGCAGACCAACTGATTCACTGTCAGGTGAAGGACAAGAATTCAACATTCACTAGCTACATAACATTTGTATATGGCCTACACACCATACAACACAGAGTATCACTATGGAGGAGCTTGAGGAATATTCAGCATAGTGGACCTTGGCTTATAATGAGAGATTTTAATAGTGTTTTAAGTGTAGATGATAGAATAAATGGGCAGCCAGTTCATCAAGTAGAAATGGCTGATTTTCAGAACTACATTGATGATAT
Proteins encoded in this window:
- the LOC138890457 gene encoding uncharacterized protein, giving the protein MIACLETRVKQQKAKAIYKKMGGDWKVEDNYAFAPNGRIWIMWKETIVHVAILESADQLIHCQVKDKNSTFTSYITFVYGLHTIQHRVSLWRSLRNIQHSGPWLIMRDFNSVLSVDDRINGQPVHQVEMADFQNYIDDIGVGQITKRGSRFSWSNKRDVEVRVYSHINWAFGNAEWFNSYTGIEAVYMLLGCSDHTPIMLDTEVINVRVRKPYRLLTTMMNQREYKETVQRIWRQKIKGFTMYSVWTKLKKLE